One segment of Curtobacterium sp. MR_MD2014 DNA contains the following:
- a CDS encoding Gfo/Idh/MocA family protein, whose product MKVGVVGVGVISQQYFEHFPALPGLELTAVADIDVARARSVGETQGVRGSSVDELIAADDVDVVLNLTIPAAHAEIATRALEAGKHVYGEKPLAMSTAEARPVLDLARRSGLRVGSAPDTVLGTGIQTARQALDSGAIGTPVGAAVSWSAPGHELWHPAPAFYYQPGGGPLLDMGPYYLTSLVSFFGPVVRVSGASTRSDRERTIATGPAAGTPLRVDIDTHVVAVLEHADGVVSTVTVSFEVWATRAPLFEVFGTAGTLGVPDPNRFSDTVSIADAATREWRDLPTSAGYVDAGRGYGLADMAHAIATDRPHRASGDLAFHVLEVMEAVSTAAREHTVVEVRSRVDRPDTVPAGATPGSW is encoded by the coding sequence ATGAAGGTCGGTGTCGTCGGGGTCGGCGTCATCAGCCAGCAGTACTTCGAGCACTTCCCGGCGCTGCCCGGGCTCGAGCTCACCGCCGTCGCGGACATCGACGTGGCCCGGGCACGGTCGGTGGGCGAGACGCAGGGCGTCCGCGGTTCCTCGGTCGACGAGCTGATCGCCGCGGACGACGTCGACGTCGTGCTCAACCTGACGATCCCGGCGGCTCACGCCGAGATCGCCACGCGGGCGCTCGAGGCCGGCAAGCACGTGTACGGCGAGAAGCCGCTCGCGATGTCGACGGCCGAGGCGCGCCCCGTGCTCGACCTCGCGCGTCGCTCGGGCCTGCGGGTGGGCAGCGCGCCGGACACCGTGCTCGGCACCGGGATCCAGACGGCGCGGCAGGCGCTCGACAGCGGCGCGATCGGCACCCCGGTCGGCGCCGCCGTGTCGTGGTCGGCGCCCGGGCACGAGCTCTGGCACCCGGCGCCGGCGTTCTACTACCAGCCCGGCGGCGGCCCGCTGCTCGACATGGGGCCGTACTACCTGACGAGCCTCGTGTCGTTCTTCGGCCCGGTCGTCCGGGTCAGCGGAGCCTCGACCCGGTCGGACCGCGAGCGCACCATCGCGACCGGCCCCGCGGCCGGCACCCCGCTCCGGGTCGACATCGACACGCACGTCGTCGCCGTCCTCGAGCACGCGGACGGCGTCGTCTCGACCGTCACGGTGTCGTTCGAGGTCTGGGCCACCAGGGCGCCGCTGTTCGAGGTGTTCGGCACCGCGGGCACCCTCGGCGTCCCCGACCCGAACCGGTTCTCCGACACCGTGTCGATCGCCGACGCCGCCACCCGCGAGTGGCGGGACCTGCCGACGAGCGCCGGGTACGTCGACGCCGGACGCGGCTACGGCCTGGCCGACATGGCGCACGCGATCGCGACGGATCGCCCGCACCGCGCGTCCGGCGACCTCGCGTTCCACGTGCTCGAGGTGATGGAGGCGGTCTCCACCGCGGCCCGCGAGCACACCGTGGTCGAGGTCCGGTCGCGCGTCGACCGCCCTGACACCGTGCCGGCCGGTGCCACCCCCGGGTCCTGGTGA
- a CDS encoding sugar phosphate isomerase/epimerase family protein, translating to MTTTDGTGETGASGASRPDGGGRSTRPVTLFTGQWADLPFEEVARLAGEWGYDGLEIACWGDHLDVRRAATDPAYVADRKAVLERNGLQVWTIANHLTGQAVCDDPIDQRHEDILAPHVWGDGDPEGVRQRAAEELQWTARAAAALGVSTVTGFSGSSIWKTVAGFPPVPPAMIEAGYQDFHDRWSPILDVFEEVGVRFALEVHPSEIAYDYWTAKRALEVFRDRPSFGFNFDPSHFVWQDLDPAAFLLDFADRVYHVHCKESVKQLDGRNGRLGSHLPWGDPRRGWDFVSAGHGDVPWERVFRVLNHIGYDGPTSVEWEDAGMDRLVGGPEALAFVRRLGTIAPPDAAFDAAFSRSR from the coding sequence ATGACGACGACGGACGGAACCGGCGAGACCGGGGCGAGCGGCGCCTCCAGGCCGGACGGCGGCGGCCGCTCGACCAGGCCGGTGACCCTGTTCACCGGGCAGTGGGCGGACCTGCCCTTCGAGGAGGTCGCACGGCTGGCGGGCGAGTGGGGCTACGACGGGCTGGAGATCGCCTGCTGGGGCGACCACCTGGACGTCCGACGCGCCGCGACGGACCCGGCGTACGTGGCCGACCGGAAGGCGGTCCTGGAGCGCAACGGACTGCAGGTCTGGACGATCGCGAACCACCTGACCGGCCAGGCCGTCTGCGACGACCCGATCGACCAGCGGCACGAGGACATCCTCGCGCCGCACGTGTGGGGCGACGGCGACCCCGAGGGCGTCCGGCAGCGGGCGGCGGAGGAGCTGCAGTGGACGGCCCGTGCGGCCGCTGCGCTCGGGGTGTCGACCGTGACCGGCTTCTCGGGGTCGTCGATCTGGAAGACCGTCGCCGGGTTCCCGCCCGTGCCCCCGGCGATGATCGAGGCCGGGTACCAGGACTTCCACGACCGCTGGTCGCCGATCCTCGACGTGTTCGAGGAGGTCGGCGTCCGCTTCGCGCTCGAGGTGCACCCGTCCGAGATCGCCTACGACTACTGGACCGCGAAGCGGGCGCTCGAGGTGTTCCGGGACCGCCCGTCGTTCGGGTTCAACTTCGACCCGTCGCACTTCGTGTGGCAGGACCTCGACCCCGCCGCGTTCCTGCTCGACTTCGCCGACCGGGTGTACCACGTGCACTGCAAGGAGTCGGTCAAGCAGCTCGACGGCCGCAACGGTCGACTCGGATCGCACCTGCCGTGGGGCGACCCCCGTCGTGGGTGGGACTTCGTCTCCGCCGGGCACGGGGACGTGCCGTGGGAGCGGGTGTTCCGCGTGCTGAACCACATCGGGTACGACGGCCCGACGAGCGTCGAGTGGGAGGACGCCGGCATGGACCGACTCGTCGGCGGCCCCGAGGCGCTCGCGTTCGTGCGTCGCCTGGGGACGATCGCCCCACCGGACGCCGCGTTCGACGCCGCGTTCTCCCGCTCGCGCTGA
- a CDS encoding ROK family transcriptional regulator: MARSATTTPGNVARVLRIVHEGGPVTRAELTRRTGLNRSTVLALVGELVEQGFVHEELPGAGADRPAGVGRPSAVVRASRDVVAAAVTVEIDAVAVALVALDGTVRDRLVEPQSSVPGAAAAIDAVARVLATLTARADPALRLVGVGVAVPGIVRVEDGVVRDAPHLGWRDEPFAGPLAERLGLPVRAANDANVGAWAERLYGSARGVDDLVYLNGGASGIGGGIVSAGRPFSGADGYAGELGHTFVAANGIRCHCGAIGCLETEASRGALTAVTRTAPDDLDALAAALAERHDAVERVVDRQVTALATAIRNAIHTVDPQVVVLGGFLGVLLGHVGDRVEDDVRAQTMAAMTDRLRIVPAELGRDVLVRGAAELGFADLLRDGALPTTSGATTTGPSGATTTGATGTRASDTDHTTADRDDAVEEARSA; the protein is encoded by the coding sequence ATGGCCAGGTCGGCCACGACCACGCCCGGGAACGTCGCGCGCGTCCTCCGCATCGTGCACGAGGGCGGGCCGGTCACCCGTGCCGAGCTCACCCGTCGGACGGGACTCAACCGGTCGACGGTCCTGGCGCTCGTCGGGGAGCTCGTCGAGCAGGGGTTCGTGCACGAGGAGCTCCCGGGAGCCGGGGCGGACCGTCCCGCCGGGGTCGGTCGGCCGAGCGCCGTCGTCCGGGCATCGCGCGACGTCGTGGCCGCCGCGGTGACCGTGGAGATCGACGCCGTCGCGGTGGCGCTCGTCGCGCTCGACGGCACCGTGCGCGACCGCCTCGTCGAACCGCAGTCGAGCGTGCCCGGTGCCGCCGCAGCGATCGACGCCGTGGCCCGTGTCCTCGCCACGCTGACCGCACGCGCCGATCCGGCACTGCGGCTCGTCGGCGTGGGCGTCGCTGTCCCGGGCATCGTCCGGGTCGAGGACGGGGTCGTCCGCGACGCCCCGCACCTCGGTTGGCGGGACGAGCCCTTCGCCGGGCCCCTCGCCGAGCGTCTCGGGCTGCCCGTCCGCGCGGCGAACGACGCGAACGTCGGTGCGTGGGCCGAACGGCTCTACGGCAGCGCGCGCGGCGTCGACGACCTCGTGTACCTCAACGGCGGCGCCAGCGGCATCGGCGGTGGGATCGTCAGCGCCGGCCGCCCGTTCAGCGGCGCGGACGGGTACGCGGGCGAGCTCGGGCACACCTTCGTCGCGGCGAACGGCATCCGCTGCCACTGCGGGGCGATCGGGTGCCTGGAGACCGAGGCTTCACGCGGGGCCCTCACCGCGGTGACCCGGACCGCGCCCGACGACCTGGACGCCCTCGCCGCCGCCCTGGCCGAGCGACACGACGCGGTCGAACGGGTCGTGGACCGCCAGGTGACCGCGCTCGCGACGGCGATCCGGAACGCCATCCACACCGTCGACCCGCAGGTCGTCGTGCTCGGGGGGTTCCTCGGCGTGCTGCTCGGGCACGTGGGGGACCGCGTCGAGGACGACGTCCGGGCGCAGACGATGGCCGCGATGACCGACCGGCTGCGCATCGTGCCGGCGGAGCTCGGCCGTGACGTCCTCGTCCGGGGCGCCGCCGAGCTCGGCTTCGCCGACCTGCTGCGCGACGGGGCCCTCCCGACAACCAGCGGCGCGACCACGACCGGCCCGAGCGGCGCGACCACGACCGGCGCGACCGGGACCCGCGCGTCCGACACCGACCACACCACAGCCGACCGCGACGACGCGGTCGAGGAAGCGAGATCCGCATGA
- a CDS encoding NAD(P)-dependent alcohol dehydrogenase, whose product MSTTSDTQRASVLLGTEDLTIEDRPVPEVAPGDVLVRVAAVGVCGSDVHYYRHGRIGDFVVEEPLVLGHELSGTIAAVGEGVDPARVGERVAVEPQRPCHRCAQCLAGRYNLCPHMRFYATPPVDGAFAEYVTIEAEFAHALPDTVSFEAGALLEPLSVGIAAARKAGIVPGSSVLIAGAGPIGVICAQVARAFGATRVVVSDLVPERRERALSFGATEVVDPVSVDVTSDIVPVDAFIDASGAPRAVSDGIKAVGPAGAAVLVGLGNSEMVLPVEHIQNLEVTVTGIFRYTNTWPVAIGLVASGQVDLDALVTGRFGLDAVREALESDTDPASLKSVVYPNGVPAGA is encoded by the coding sequence ATGAGCACCACCTCCGACACCCAGCGCGCGAGCGTCCTGCTCGGCACCGAGGACCTGACGATCGAGGACCGCCCCGTCCCCGAGGTCGCCCCCGGCGACGTGCTCGTCCGCGTGGCCGCCGTCGGCGTCTGCGGCTCCGACGTCCACTACTACCGCCACGGCCGCATCGGCGACTTCGTCGTCGAGGAGCCCCTCGTCCTCGGCCACGAGCTCTCCGGCACGATCGCCGCGGTCGGCGAGGGCGTCGACCCCGCCCGCGTCGGCGAGCGCGTCGCCGTCGAGCCCCAGCGCCCCTGCCACCGCTGCGCGCAGTGCCTGGCCGGCCGCTACAACCTCTGCCCGCACATGCGCTTCTACGCGACACCGCCGGTCGACGGTGCCTTCGCGGAGTACGTGACGATCGAGGCCGAGTTCGCGCACGCCCTGCCCGACACGGTGTCCTTCGAGGCCGGCGCACTGCTCGAGCCGCTGTCCGTCGGCATCGCCGCGGCGCGCAAGGCCGGCATCGTGCCCGGCTCGAGCGTCCTGATCGCCGGTGCCGGTCCGATCGGGGTCATCTGCGCCCAGGTCGCCCGGGCGTTCGGCGCGACGCGCGTGGTCGTCAGCGACCTCGTCCCCGAGCGCCGCGAGCGTGCGCTGTCCTTCGGCGCGACCGAGGTGGTCGACCCCGTCTCGGTGGACGTCACGTCGGACATCGTCCCCGTCGACGCCTTCATCGACGCCAGCGGTGCGCCCCGTGCCGTCTCGGACGGCATCAAGGCCGTCGGACCGGCCGGCGCGGCGGTGCTCGTCGGCCTCGGCAACTCCGAGATGGTGCTGCCCGTCGAGCACATCCAGAACCTCGAGGTGACGGTCACCGGCATCTTCCGCTACACGAACACCTGGCCGGTCGCGATCGGTCTGGTCGCGTCGGGCCAGGTCGACCTCGACGCGCTCGTCACCGGGCGCTTCGGACTCGACGCGGTCCGCGAGGCCCTCGAGAGCGACACCGACCCGGCCTCGCTCAAGTCCGTCGTCTACCCGAACGGCGTGCCCGCGGGCGCGTGA
- a CDS encoding MFS transporter gives MTATPAAAVPRRTDRRALVSWALWDWGSSAFTAVVTTFVFSTYLASRAFVDPRLVAAEDSSTAAAQTVERELAHNAATVSTALTLAGIVVALVAPAVGRLADSSGHRRRSVLIGTIGVALSIGAMVFVAPQQPYLVLGAALLGIGTVAYEVATVGYNAMLGQVASGPQTGRVSAIGWAAGYFGGIVLLVVLLLLCIQDFGTEGVAGLLQLPSTVASGSWDVRVAIGIAAVWLAVSSVPLFLTVPEAAPDRSRTGGLLSAYRDLGRHVARLWRERRNVLVFLLASAVFRDGVGAVFTFGGIVAAQVFGFSPSQVILFAIAANVVAGVATFASGRLDDRFGSRAVITVALVGLALTGIGVFLIGSATAGFWVLGLTLAIFVGPVQSSSRAYLARLATPGREGELFGLYATTGRAASFLAPALFGIAVTIGGSTRYGIIGVVVVLVAGLVLMAFVQREPARA, from the coding sequence ATGACCGCGACACCGGCGGCGGCAGTGCCGCGACGCACCGACCGGCGGGCACTCGTGTCCTGGGCGCTCTGGGACTGGGGGTCCTCGGCGTTCACCGCCGTCGTCACCACCTTCGTCTTCAGCACCTACCTGGCGAGCCGGGCGTTCGTCGACCCGCGGCTCGTCGCTGCCGAGGACTCGTCGACGGCCGCTGCGCAGACGGTCGAGCGGGAGCTGGCGCACAACGCCGCGACGGTGTCGACGGCCCTGACCCTGGCGGGGATCGTCGTGGCGCTCGTCGCACCTGCGGTGGGGCGGCTGGCGGACTCGTCCGGGCACCGCCGCCGGTCCGTGCTCATCGGGACGATCGGGGTGGCGCTGTCGATCGGGGCGATGGTGTTCGTCGCGCCGCAGCAGCCGTACCTGGTGCTCGGCGCAGCGCTCCTCGGCATCGGGACCGTCGCGTACGAGGTCGCCACCGTCGGCTACAACGCGATGCTCGGCCAGGTGGCGTCGGGCCCGCAGACCGGCCGCGTGTCGGCGATCGGCTGGGCCGCCGGGTACTTCGGCGGGATCGTGCTGCTCGTCGTCCTGCTCCTCCTCTGCATCCAGGACTTCGGCACCGAGGGGGTCGCGGGCCTCCTGCAGCTGCCGTCGACCGTCGCGTCCGGGTCGTGGGACGTCCGGGTCGCGATCGGGATCGCCGCGGTGTGGCTCGCGGTCAGCTCGGTCCCGCTCTTCCTGACCGTGCCCGAGGCGGCGCCGGACCGTTCGCGCACGGGCGGTCTGCTCAGCGCCTACCGTGACCTCGGACGGCACGTCGCCCGGCTGTGGCGGGAACGCCGCAACGTCCTGGTCTTCCTGCTCGCGAGCGCCGTGTTCCGCGACGGCGTCGGTGCGGTCTTCACCTTCGGCGGCATCGTCGCCGCGCAGGTGTTCGGCTTCAGCCCGTCGCAGGTGATCCTCTTCGCGATCGCGGCGAACGTGGTGGCGGGTGTCGCGACCTTCGCCTCCGGGCGGCTCGACGACCGCTTCGGTTCCCGGGCGGTCATCACGGTCGCGCTCGTCGGGCTCGCGCTCACCGGCATCGGGGTGTTCCTGATCGGGAGCGCGACGGCCGGGTTCTGGGTGCTCGGGCTCACGCTGGCGATCTTCGTCGGGCCGGTGCAGTCGTCGTCCAGGGCGTACCTGGCACGACTCGCCACCCCGGGACGCGAGGGCGAGCTCTTCGGCCTCTACGCGACGACCGGGCGAGCGGCGTCGTTCCTCGCGCCGGCGCTGTTCGGCATCGCGGTGACGATCGGCGGCTCGACGCGGTACGGGATCATCGGCGTGGTCGTGGTCCTCGTCGCGGGCCTCGTGCTCATGGCGTTCGTGCAGCGGGAGCCCGCGCGGGCGTAG
- the glmU gene encoding bifunctional UDP-N-acetylglucosamine diphosphorylase/glucosamine-1-phosphate N-acetyltransferase GlmU, whose protein sequence is MTDQRIAVVVLAAGQGTRMKSSTPKVLHRLAGLPLLAHVLRTASSIEPEHVAVVVRHERERVAAEVAERAPGAIVVDQDEVPGTGRAVEVAVQALPADFDGSVVVLSGDVPLLDTASLRRLVDAHAGNAVTLVSAIAPDPTGLGRVVRDAAGAFVRVVEHKDATEAERAITEANAGIYAFDVTHLRAVLPSLTTANAQGEKYVTDVPSLVAARGGAIDVVTLTDPWLVAGINDRAQLADAARELNARIVRRHQLAGVTVQDPATTWIDVAVTVEADAEILPGTQLVGATAIAAGAVVGPDTTLRDTEVGAGAVVNRVDATLAVIGDGATVGPFAYLRPGTVLGEHGKIGTFVETKNAVIGRGSKVPHLSYIGDAEVGEDSNIGANTITANYDGVHKHRTEVGSNVRTGSHNVFVAPVRIGDGAYTGAGTTVRKDVPAGSLAISYAPQRNTDGWVEEHRPGSPAAEAARRAHGEQI, encoded by the coding sequence ATGACCGACCAGCGGATCGCCGTCGTCGTCCTCGCCGCCGGGCAGGGCACGCGCATGAAGTCGTCCACCCCGAAGGTGCTGCACCGCCTCGCCGGCCTGCCCCTGCTGGCGCACGTGCTGCGCACGGCGTCCTCGATCGAGCCGGAGCACGTCGCCGTGGTCGTGCGGCACGAGCGCGAGCGCGTCGCGGCCGAGGTCGCCGAGCGTGCCCCCGGGGCGATCGTGGTCGACCAGGACGAGGTCCCCGGCACCGGACGCGCCGTCGAGGTCGCGGTGCAGGCGCTCCCGGCGGACTTCGACGGCTCGGTCGTGGTGCTCTCCGGGGACGTCCCGCTGCTCGACACGGCGTCGCTCCGACGCCTCGTGGACGCGCACGCCGGCAACGCCGTGACCCTGGTCAGTGCGATCGCCCCGGACCCGACGGGGCTCGGCCGGGTCGTCCGCGACGCCGCCGGGGCGTTCGTGCGCGTCGTCGAGCACAAGGACGCCACCGAGGCCGAACGGGCCATCACCGAGGCGAACGCCGGCATCTACGCGTTCGACGTGACCCACCTGCGTGCGGTGCTGCCCTCGCTCACCACGGCCAACGCGCAGGGCGAGAAGTACGTCACCGACGTCCCGTCGCTCGTCGCCGCGCGCGGGGGAGCGATCGACGTCGTCACGCTGACCGACCCGTGGCTCGTCGCCGGCATCAACGACCGCGCGCAGCTCGCCGACGCGGCGCGTGAGCTCAACGCCCGCATCGTCCGTCGGCACCAGCTCGCCGGTGTCACCGTGCAGGACCCGGCGACCACGTGGATCGACGTCGCCGTCACCGTCGAGGCCGACGCCGAGATCCTCCCCGGCACGCAGCTCGTCGGGGCGACGGCGATCGCCGCCGGCGCGGTGGTGGGACCGGACACCACGCTCCGCGACACCGAGGTCGGAGCCGGCGCGGTCGTGAACCGTGTCGACGCGACGCTGGCGGTCATCGGCGACGGCGCCACGGTCGGTCCCTTCGCCTACCTGCGACCGGGGACGGTCCTGGGCGAGCACGGCAAGATCGGCACGTTCGTCGAGACGAAGAACGCGGTGATCGGCCGCGGCAGCAAGGTCCCGCACCTGTCGTACATCGGTGACGCCGAGGTCGGCGAGGACTCGAACATCGGGGCCAACACGATCACCGCGAACTACGACGGCGTGCACAAGCACCGCACCGAGGTCGGGTCGAACGTCCGCACGGGCTCGCACAACGTGTTCGTCGCCCCGGTTAGGATTGGTGACGGGGCGTACACCGGCGCGGGTACGACCGTCCGCAAGGACGTACCGGCCGGGTCGCTGGCGATCAGCTACGCCCCGCAGCGCAACACCGACGGATGGGTCGAGGAACACCGACCCGGTTCGCCGGCGGCCGAGGCGGCTCGGCGCGCGCACGGCGAACAGATCTGA
- a CDS encoding ribose-phosphate diphosphokinase, with product MSGIKTTGQKRLVLVSGRAHPELSAQIADELGVDLVPTDARTFANGELYARFDESVRGCDAFVIQSHTAPINEWLMEQLIMVDALKRASAKRITVVAPFYPYARQDKKGRGREPISARLVADLFKAAGAHRIMSVDLHAAQIQGFFDGPVDHLFAMPVLLERFQQILDPKTLTVVSPDMGRVRVADIWSEKLGAPLAIIHKRRDPLVPNQVSVHEIVGDVSGRVCLLVDDLIDTGRTIAKAAEALKNAGATGVVVAATHAVFSDPATELLQSEFIDRVVVTDTLPLPEDKRWDRLEVLPIAPLIARAIHEVFDDGSVTSMFDGAA from the coding sequence TTGTCCGGAATCAAGACCACGGGCCAGAAACGACTCGTCCTCGTGTCGGGCCGGGCGCACCCGGAACTCTCGGCGCAGATCGCCGACGAGCTCGGAGTCGACCTGGTGCCGACCGATGCCCGGACCTTCGCGAACGGTGAGCTCTACGCCCGCTTCGACGAGTCGGTCCGCGGTTGCGACGCGTTCGTCATCCAGTCGCACACCGCGCCCATCAACGAGTGGCTCATGGAGCAGCTCATCATGGTCGACGCCCTGAAGCGTGCCTCGGCGAAGCGCATCACCGTCGTCGCGCCCTTCTACCCCTACGCGCGCCAGGACAAGAAGGGCCGCGGGCGCGAGCCGATCTCGGCCCGGCTCGTCGCCGACCTGTTCAAGGCCGCCGGTGCCCACCGCATCATGAGCGTCGACCTGCACGCCGCACAGATCCAGGGCTTCTTCGACGGCCCCGTGGACCACCTGTTCGCCATGCCCGTCCTGCTCGAGCGCTTCCAGCAGATCCTCGACCCGAAGACCCTGACCGTGGTGTCGCCCGACATGGGCCGTGTGCGCGTCGCCGACATCTGGTCCGAGAAGCTCGGTGCTCCGCTGGCGATCATCCACAAGCGGCGCGACCCGCTCGTGCCGAACCAGGTGTCCGTGCACGAGATCGTCGGTGACGTCTCGGGCCGCGTGTGCCTGCTCGTCGACGACCTCATCGACACCGGCCGCACCATCGCGAAGGCCGCCGAGGCGCTCAAGAACGCCGGCGCGACCGGCGTGGTCGTCGCGGCGACCCACGCCGTGTTCTCCGACCCGGCCACCGAGCTGCTGCAGAGCGAGTTCATCGATCGCGTCGTCGTCACCGACACGCTGCCCCTGCCCGAGGACAAGCGCTGGGACCGCCTCGAGGTCCTGCCGATCGCGCCGCTCATCGCCCGCGCGATCCACGAGGTCTTCGACGACGGGTCCGTGACCTCCATGTTCGACGGTGCCGCGTAG
- a CDS encoding putative protein N(5)-glutamine methyltransferase — MPPVHPARAALAARLRATGSVFAEDEADLLLEAGDGDPVKLRGLVQRRLGGEPLEVVLGWAAFDGHRVRVVPGVFVPRTRTAVVVEQAARRLHRYDRVVDLCCGVGAISVALLGRVGALDLVAADIDADAVDVAAENIGDRGIVVLGDLFAPLPERFRGVVDVIAVNAPYVPSDALATMPAEAREHERRIALDGGPDGLDVHRRVAAGAGEWLRPGGAVVIEVSSTQAPQSAALFEGAGFTVTVESDEQVEGTCIVAEFPA, encoded by the coding sequence GTGCCTCCCGTCCACCCGGCACGCGCTGCCCTGGCTGCCCGTCTGCGGGCGACGGGCAGCGTGTTCGCCGAGGACGAGGCCGACCTGCTGCTCGAGGCCGGCGACGGCGATCCGGTGAAGCTGCGCGGGCTCGTGCAGCGGCGACTCGGCGGTGAGCCGCTCGAGGTCGTGCTCGGCTGGGCCGCGTTCGACGGGCACCGTGTCCGGGTCGTCCCGGGGGTCTTCGTGCCGCGGACCCGCACCGCCGTCGTCGTCGAGCAGGCCGCGCGACGCCTGCACCGCTACGACCGGGTCGTCGACCTGTGCTGCGGTGTCGGGGCGATCTCGGTGGCGTTGCTCGGACGGGTCGGCGCACTCGACCTCGTCGCGGCGGACATCGACGCGGACGCCGTCGACGTCGCGGCGGAGAACATCGGCGACCGGGGGATCGTCGTCCTGGGCGACCTGTTCGCGCCGCTGCCCGAGCGCTTCCGCGGCGTCGTCGACGTCATCGCGGTGAACGCGCCGTACGTGCCGTCGGACGCGCTGGCCACCATGCCGGCCGAGGCGCGGGAGCACGAGCGGCGCATCGCGCTGGACGGTGGGCCGGACGGGCTCGACGTGCACCGGCGAGTGGCCGCGGGAGCGGGGGAGTGGCTGCGCCCGGGCGGCGCGGTCGTCATCGAGGTCTCGTCGACGCAGGCGCCGCAGTCCGCTGCGCTGTTCGAGGGCGCCGGGTTCACCGTGACGGTCGAGTCCGACGAGCAGGTCGAGGGCACGTGCATCGTCGCGGAGTTCCCCGCCTGA
- a CDS encoding GNAT family N-acetyltransferase, whose translation MEYSFALPTAAEFRALYDETGWGAWDLERFRRALAGSWVVCSARDETGRLVGIGRLISDGALHAFVTEMIVAEDARGRGVGGEVLARLVDESRRRGVDDVQLFAARGRAAFYEQRGFARRHEDGPGMDLVTVVAAPGTGSDGIGSGVSRR comes from the coding sequence GTGGAGTACTCGTTCGCACTGCCGACCGCAGCGGAGTTCCGGGCCCTGTACGACGAAACCGGGTGGGGTGCGTGGGACCTCGAACGGTTCCGTCGGGCGCTGGCCGGCAGCTGGGTGGTGTGCAGCGCACGCGACGAGACGGGGCGTCTGGTCGGCATCGGACGGCTGATCAGCGACGGCGCCCTGCACGCCTTCGTGACCGAGATGATCGTGGCGGAGGACGCGCGCGGCCGGGGCGTCGGCGGCGAGGTGCTCGCGCGGCTCGTCGACGAGTCGCGCCGTCGTGGGGTCGACGACGTGCAGCTCTTCGCGGCTCGGGGCCGAGCTGCCTTCTACGAGCAGCGTGGCTTCGCACGCCGGCACGAGGACGGACCGGGCATGGACCTCGTGACGGTCGTCGCGGCGCCCGGTACCGGCAGCGACGGCATCGGCAGCGGGGTCAGCCGGCGCTGA